The Vicia villosa cultivar HV-30 ecotype Madison, WI linkage group LG1, Vvil1.0, whole genome shotgun sequence genome includes a region encoding these proteins:
- the LOC131618901 gene encoding F-box/LRR-repeat protein 17 has translation MQHSTIAAASQSSRGGDSADSSDIKRAKKRGSYNCGRCGLPKKGHNCNIKTPISATTTPADSSLSVVSVPSSAVSAFRQPPSNLRRALSFDGLEDRASGLDLRLDDRADEDSVVEVDLESDLDLDVDIDSSGLPGSLRWEVLRRLPPAGLLSAAKVCKGWRETARKLWRATEELKLRVPAKVHVGFVASMLQKCPGIVRLSLRMESDFDSTMLACIAFSCPNLESMEISIFDTAINRINGDELGRFVADKRNLKSLKMEGCSNLGGFVICSSSLSTLWLSDLHSLSKMVFNCPQLREISLEFSCQENDSSDLIATIEGFGRSCLKLQNIHIASMRLSHAAVLALTAAQLRGLRMLSLVLGSELTDASVAAIASSYPNLELLDLSGSGISDSGIGMICNVFPETLKRLLLALCPNVTSSGIQFATAQLPLLELMDCGMTICDPNFPDPTADGNDCESQKTSTTNLQHINQKLIIKHSRLKKLSLWGCTGLDALYLNCPELIDLNLNSCRNLISERLLLQCPTLENVHASGCQDMLIGAIQSQVCNAFPAVDNHSPSKRLPDGSKRVLVPYLLSGESPEPDKKRRRIEKLPCNVLVD, from the exons ATGCAACATTCAACCATCGCCGCCGCTTCACAATCTTCTCGCGGCGGCGATTCTGCCGATAGCTCCGATATCAAACGAGCAAAGAAACGTGGTAGCTATAACTGTGGCCGTTGTGGTCTTCCCAAGAAGGGACATAACTGTAATATCAAAACCCCTATCTCCGCCACCACCACGCCTGCCGATTCGTCGTTATCTGTTGTTTCTGTACCTTCGTCGGCTGTATCGGCGTTTCGTCAGCCGCCTTCGAATCTTCGTCGTGCGCTTTCGTTTGACGGTCTTGAGGATCGAGCCAGCGGACTCGATCTGCGTCTGGACGATAGGGCGGATGAGGATTCGGTTGTAGAGGTGGATCTGGAGTCCGATCTGGATCTGGATGTGGATATCGACTCGTCCGGGTTGCCTGGGAGTTTAAGGTGGGAGGTGTTAAGGAGGTTGCCACCGGCGGGATTGCTGTCTGCGGCGAAGGTGTGTAAGGGATGGAGAGAGACGGCGAGGAAGCTGTGGAGAGCGACTGAGGAGTTGAAGCTTAGGGTTCCGGCGAAAGTTCACGTTGGATTTGTTGCATCGATGCTACAGAAATGTCCGGGGATCGTGAGGCTTTCTCTTAGGATGGAAAG TGATTTTGATTCTACAATGCTGGCTTGCATTGCATTTTCATGCCCTAATTTGGAGTCTATGGAGATCTCGATATTTGACACTGCAATCAATCGGATCAATGG GGATGAATTGGGCCGATTTGTGGCGGACAAAAGAAACCTCAAAAGCCTCAAGATGGAAGGTTGTTCTAATCTAGGGGGTTTTGTCATTTGTTCATCTAGTTTGTCTACACTTTGGCTATCAGATCTGCACTCTCTATCTAAAATG GTATTTAACTGTCCACAGTTGAGAGAGATTTCATTGGAATTTTCTTGCCAAGAAAATGATAGCTCTGATCTCATAGCAACGATTGAAGGATTCGGAAGAAGCTGCTTGAAATTACAAAACATACATATAGCTTCAATGCGGCTTTCTCATGCTGCTGTGCTTGCTCTTACAGCTGCTCAATTGAG GGGGCTCCGTATGCTTTCTCTTGTTCTTGGATCTGAATTAACTGATGCATCTGTTGCTGCAATTGCCTCGAGCTACCCAAATTTAGAACTGCTTGACCTCAGTGG ATCTGGCATAAGTGATAGTGGCATTGGAATGATTTGTAATGTATTCCCTGAAACACTTAAAAGACTTCTCCTTGCTCTTTGCCCTAATGTGACCTCAA GTGGCATTCAATTTGCTACAGCTCAATTACCGCTTCTTGAACTTATGGACTGTGGCATGACCATATGTGATCCTAATTTCCCAGATCCAACTGCTGATGGAAATGACTGCGAATCACAGAAAACATCCACCACAAATCTACAACATATAAACCAAAAGCTAATCATCAAACATAGCCGTTTAAAGAAACTCAGTTTGTGGGGTTGCACTGGCTTGGAT GCTCTTTACTTAAACTGCCCAGAGCTCATTGATCTGAATTTGAATTCCTGTAGAAATCTGATTTCAG AGAGGCTGTTGCTTCAATGCCCCACTTTAGAAAATGTTCATGCATCAGGTTGTCAGGATATGCTAATTGGAGCAATTCAAAGTCAG GTCTGCAATGCTTTTCCTGCAGTAGATAATCACTCGCCTTCTAAACGACTACCTGATGGCTCCAAAAGGGTCCTGGTTCCTTATTTACTTAGTGGAGAG TCCCCTGAACCTGACAAAAAGCGAAGGAGGATCGAGAAACTTCCGTGTAATGTGCTTGTGGACTGA